A window of Helicobacter pylori genomic DNA:
TGGGGGGGTGATCGCTCCGATTTTCTTTGCGACTTGTGAAGATAGCGGGGCGTTACCCATTGTGGCTGATGTTAAAGACTTAAAAGAGGGCGATTTGATTAAAATCTACCCTTATAAAGGCGAAATCACGCTGAATGATAAAGTGGTTAGCACCTTTAAGCTAGAGCCTGAAACCTTATTAGATGAAGTCAGGGCTTCTGGGCGTATCCCTTTAATCATTGGTAGGGGTTTGACTAACAAAGCGCGTAAATTCTTAGGGCTTGGCGAATCGGAAGCGTTTAAAAAGCCATCAGCTCCTAAAAGCGACGCTAAAGGCTACACTTTAGCCCAAAAAATTGTAGGCCGTGCTTGTGGGGTAGAGGGGATTTTGCCTGGCTCTTATTGCGAGCCAAAGGTTACCACTGTAGGCAGTCAAGACACCACAGGGGCGATGACTAGAGATGAGGTTAAAGAATTAGCGAGCTTGAAATTTGATGCGCCTTTTGTGTTGCAGAGTTTTTGCCATACCGCCGCTTACCCAAAACCCAGCGATGTGAGTTTACATGCGACTTTACCGAGCTTTATCACTCAAAGAGGGGGCGTGGCACTGCATCCAGGCGATGGCGTGATCCACACATGGCTTAATCGCATGGGATTGCCTGACACTTTAGGCACAGGGGGGGATAGCCACACTCGTTTCCCTCTAGGGATTAGTTTCCCTGCAGGGAGTGGGCTAGTCGCTTTTGCGGCGGTTACAGGCACGATGCCCTTGAACATGCCAGAATCGGTGTTGGTGCGTTTTAAAGGGGAAATGAACCCTGGGATCACCTTGAGGGATTTAGTGAATGCGATCCCTTATTATGCGATTAAAAAAGGGTTACTCACGGTGGAGAAAAAAGGCAAAATCAATGTCTTTAACGGCCGTATTTTAGAGATTGAAGGCTTGCCTAATATTAAAATGGAGCAGGCTTTTGAATTGAGCGATGCAAGCGCCGAAAGGAGCGCGGCTGCTTGCGTGGTACGTTTGAATAAAGAGCCAATGATTGAATACTTGAAATCCAATATCAAGCTGATTGATGAGATGATTGCAAGCGGTTATGAAGATAAAGAGACTTTGAAAAAACGCAGAGATGCGATGCAAGCTTGGGTGGATAAGCCGGTGCTATTAGAGCCAGATAGTAACGCCCAATACGCCGCTGTCATTGAAATTGATGTAACAGAAATCACTGAGCCTATTTTGGCTTGCCCCAACGATCCTGATGATGTCGCCACTTTGAGCGAAGTTTTAGCGGATACGACCGGCAAAAGGCCTCACGCTATTGATGAAGTGTTTATTGGCTCTTGCATGACAAATATCGGGCATTTTAGAGCCTTTGGCGAAATCGTTAAAAACGCTCCCCCCAGTCAAGCGCGCCTTTGGGTAGTGCCACCCAGTAAAATGGACGAACAAGAGCTGATTAATGAGGGCTATTATGCGATTTTTGGAGCTGCCGGGGCAAGGACTGAAGTCCCGGGTTGCAGCTTGTGCATGGGCAATCAAGCGAGGGTTAGGGATAATGCGGTCGTCTTTTCCACTTCCACGCGCAATTTTGATAATCGTATGGGTAGAGGGGCTAAAGTGTATTTAGGCAGCGCAGAGCTTGGGGCGGTGTGCGCTTTACTAGGGAGAATCCCCACTAAAGAAGAATACATGAATTTAGTGAGCGAAAAGCTAGAGGGTCAAAAGGACAAGATCTATCGCTACATGAACTTTAACTTGATGGAAAAATTCAAGCTCTAGTTTGTTTTCCATTAAAAGGGGTGATCCCTTTGGCTGTGGCTGAGCAGAAAGAATAAAAAGGAGAGTGGCAATGAAAAAAATCGTTGTGAGTTGGTGTGTAGCGTTGGTTTTTTTAAGTGCGGATCCAGTGCAAGCCAATAAGGTGATCAGTAATGCGGATTTGATTAAAGAAATAAGGGACTTGAAAAAAATAATCAGCACGCAAAGCACTGAGATCA
This region includes:
- the acnB gene encoding bifunctional aconitate hydratase 2/2-methylisocitrate dehydratase — translated: MKDFLEDYKKSVLERESEGIPPLPLNAKQVEAVVEILMKDPANAAFAKELLIHRVSPGVDEGAKVKAEFLAKLSQKKLECTCISALEATTLLGTMLGGYNVEPLIMGLESQDKEIAKESAKALKTTLLVYGSFDKIATMSKTNALAKEVLESWANAEWFLNKEPLNECIEACVFKIDGETNTDDLSPASDAFTRSDIPLHAKAMLKNRIENYEQRIKAIKTKGVPVAYVGDVVGTGSSRKSATNSIMWHFGKDIPFVPNKRSGGIVIGGVIAPIFFATCEDSGALPIVADVKDLKEGDLIKIYPYKGEITLNDKVVSTFKLEPETLLDEVRASGRIPLIIGRGLTNKARKFLGLGESEAFKKPSAPKSDAKGYTLAQKIVGRACGVEGILPGSYCEPKVTTVGSQDTTGAMTRDEVKELASLKFDAPFVLQSFCHTAAYPKPSDVSLHATLPSFITQRGGVALHPGDGVIHTWLNRMGLPDTLGTGGDSHTRFPLGISFPAGSGLVAFAAVTGTMPLNMPESVLVRFKGEMNPGITLRDLVNAIPYYAIKKGLLTVEKKGKINVFNGRILEIEGLPNIKMEQAFELSDASAERSAAACVVRLNKEPMIEYLKSNIKLIDEMIASGYEDKETLKKRRDAMQAWVDKPVLLEPDSNAQYAAVIEIDVTEITEPILACPNDPDDVATLSEVLADTTGKRPHAIDEVFIGSCMTNIGHFRAFGEIVKNAPPSQARLWVVPPSKMDEQELINEGYYAIFGAAGARTEVPGCSLCMGNQARVRDNAVVFSTSTRNFDNRMGRGAKVYLGSAELGAVCALLGRIPTKEEYMNLVSEKLEGQKDKIYRYMNFNLMEKFKL